A stretch of the Papaver somniferum cultivar HN1 chromosome 6, ASM357369v1, whole genome shotgun sequence genome encodes the following:
- the LOC113290616 gene encoding uncharacterized protein LOC113290616, with the protein MTSIFHDLLHHIVEVYVDDIVVKNSETQSHESHLKTVFEICRKYQLKMNPLKCTFGVTSGNFLGFVVTNEGIQVDPTKVEEIMTIVPPTNTKELQVFIGQISYIRRFVPGLAQIMSVFLPLLRKGTIFKWEDTQQVAFEKLKQCLVIPQVLKPPIKEVPLYLYTAFTSSAIGVILAQYMGGNELSPIYYRPKGVRGQAIADLMAMFPRERDDEIHDRVPGEVDAADFNKPWTMFFNGSSYDTVGGDGVVFEAPQGELFSYSFKLDFPYSNNVSEYEAFILGLRMAKDLGLGGVEIKDDSRLVTNQVNGDFHVKEPHLAPYRAEAQNLVSQTGSTLDHTGRGKNKQADALTILASKIQLNDKDEGTVIVRRKELPSTWKEDMAFEEADDWRRTYIDDLTKTKEDRVMLTQTLKQFVLIRGALYYRAAGWSLSRCMGKREAKKILQELHVTTCVQTAEVHLYK; encoded by the exons ATGACATCCATATTCCACGATCTACTGCATCATATTGTAGAGGTATATGTGGACGACATCGTAGTTAAGAATTCAGAGACTCAGAGCCACGAATCTCATCTAAAGACGGTCTTCGAAATATGTAGGAAGTACCAACTTAAGATGAACCCGCTCAAGTGCACCTTTGGGGTTACGTCTGGAAATTTCTTGGGATTCGTTGTAACCAATGAAGGGATTCAAGTGGATCCAACTAAAGTCGAGGAGATTATGACTATAGTaccaccaactaataccaaagagcTCCAGGTGTTTATAGGACAAATATCTTATATACGGCGCTTCGTGCCTGGTTTGGCTCAGATAATGTCGGTATTTTTGCCCCTACTAAGGAAAGGGACTATCTTTAAATGGGAAGATACTCAACAAGTCGCGTTTGAAAAACTAAAGCAATGCCTCGTCATCCCCCAAGTTCTCAAACCACCGATAAAAGAGGTGCCTCTTTACTTATACACAGCGTTCACGAGCTCAGCCATAGGGGTAATCCTGGCGCAATATATGGGAGGAAACGAATTATCACCCATCTACTAC CGACCTAAAGGAGTGCGAGGACAAGCAATCGCTGATCTAATGGCGATGTTCCCTAGGGAAAGAGATGACGAAATTCATGACCGGGTGCCGGGAGAGGTAGATGCCGCCGATTTTAACAAGCCTTGGACCATGTTTTTCAATGGGTCATCATATGATACTGTTGGAGGAGACGGAGTAGTGTTCGAAGCACCGCAAGGAGAATTGTTCTcatattcgttcaagttggatttcccatACAGTAATAATGTCTCCGAATATGAAGCTTTTATCCTAGGGCTCAGGATGGCAAAGGATCTTGGCCTAGGAGGCGTCGAGATAAAAGACGACTCGAGGTTGGTAACTAATCAAGTCAACGGGGACTTCCACGTCAAAGAACCACACCTAGCTCCGTATCGAGCGGAGGCTCAAAACCTGGTAAGTCAAACAGGTTCGACCCTAGATCATACAGGTAGAGGCAAGAACAAACAAGCAGACGCCCTGACAATATTAGCTAGCAAGATACAGCTAAACGATAAGGACGAGGGTACAGTAATAGTCAGAAGGAAAGAGTTGCCCAGCACCTGGAAAGAAGACATGGCCTTCGAAGAAGCAGATGATTGGAGGAGAACTTATATTGACGACTTGACCAAAACAAAGGAGGATCGCGTAATGCTTACCCAAACTCTGAAACAGTTCGTGTTGATCCGGGGAGCGCTTTACTATCGAGCAGCTGGGTGGTCTCTTTCCAGATGTATGGGTAAGAGAGAAGCGAAAAAGATACTCCAGGAGCTACACGTGACAACATGTGTGCAAACCGCAGAGGTTCACCTCTACAAATAG